The nucleotide window CATTGGCACATAGAGTCAGCTCAATGTGTTTTCTGATTACTTCCAATTCTTCCTCTATATACAAATTGAAAGGCTGAAAGCAGCATGAGGACAACCTCTGAGCTGTTCTCCTCCCACAATGCTGCCTGTAACAGGCTCTGCCTCCTTTGTTCTTTCATTTCCTGCTGAGTGTCTGGACTCTGCTACTGCTGGGAAACTGAAGTTTACAGCAGCGCAATTCCCCCTCCTAAAGAAGTGGACAAAGCCAGGTTGGCTCCTGCCACGTTTGCCCCTCTGACAGTTCCACTTAACCTGAAATGTAAAGATAAGCTTCAgtggaggttaaaaaaaaaaaaaaaaaaaaagtggtccTCTGCTAATCCAATGTCAGTCAAACTCCCCAAAGTCCTCTTCAGCACTTGTTTTGCTACATGTTTCTCATTTTGGCCATGAGTTCTTCTAGGCTTTCTTCAGTCTCTGCTGTCGTTTCCTCAGTTATCAAATTCTCTTCCTAGTGGGAAGAAAAGAGTGGCaataaaaatacacacaaaagTACTCCACACAACAAAGCTTTATTGTTGTGATACCAAACTATCTGCCTGGAACCAAGTGCTTGACTGGAAGATTAGGCCCAAGTGATCATAACATGAACTTACTTTGGCTAGGAGAAtgtcctggctgcagcacagaggtgcTGTGATCCCTGAGTGTGCTGACTGCTCTTTGACTACACAGAGCTTTTTGAATGCAAACATGGTAAAAATTCATGAGTCACCAAAACCTCAACTGAGAAATTCCCATTGGCTGTCTGTCTCCACTCCTACCTGCAATCATTCCTGTCCTCTCAAACCCACAGCCACACTGGTATCACACCTAGAGAGAGACAGATGTCCTACAACCACAATGCAGAGGGCACTGGCTGGAAGTACCTTGGGACAGGCTCACTGCAGTTGGTCAAGATGCAGTATTAGCTGAGGTTTAAAGGCTCAACAAACTTGTGGGTATTGCAAGTTCGATCTACAATATGCTGCAAAACTGCATGGAGAAGAATCACCTCACCTTGTCTGGGATAGTGTATGCTACAGTAATTCCCTCGGGAAGCTCCGGCACGGGGCCAGACGCAGCCTTCAGCTCTTCCTCTGAAGTTTCTGATACCAATTCGATGCCTTTGCATTAAAAGTAATCAAGAACTCCATTAACAATTGGAAGAGAATGTTCTTTGCTCACTGTTACCACAGTAacaggaaaacagcagctgcctgtctgaaacaaaaattttaaaggcagaaaGAGCTCCCAATGTCAGTGCCTCCATCCCAGTATCAACACAAAACTACTTTAAAGTCTGTGAAATGGTTCTGTGCAGGTAACTTAGAAGCcaaaccagcagctctcctttggctttcttgCTCTCACCACATCCATCCCACCCTGAGGACAGCTGTCCCAGCAGTAAGCTGACTGTCATGTCATAAACACAAGGTATACATCCATGCTGAAATGGTTCTATCAAACACGCTGACTGTTCCTGAAGGCAATTCCTGCTACTTTGAAGCCCTCAGAAGAACATAAAACTCCATAGGCTGCCTTGGCACAGTGCTCATGGCAATGATAAAAGCCCTTTGGTCACATATTTAAAAGGAACACATGGTGAACACATCTTTCCAcacccttcacatcttcagACCATCTGAGCAAATTTTTTATTCAGACAGCCTGACCCCTGCCACTACACTAAAACCCATCAAGTTGAGGTACCACTGTTGTCAAAAGCTGTGAAAAGGCAGCAGTAATTACGCAGTGAGACGTATAAAGTCCAGGAACCATAAGAAGTCCTTGTCCCACCCAAAACATACTGTAATTGAATCTGTCCTGGGAACATCTTCTAGCCTCCAGCTAGCTACTTACCCCAGTCATTGTCCTCATGGactatttcttcttcttggtCAATTACTTCTTGTTTTGGTTGAGCAGCTTCTTTTTGCTGAAGGAAAACCACCAAGGGTTCAAAATCATAATGTATGCAATAGTCCCATTTCCAACAACAGCAAAGAAGATCAGATCTGATATTCACACTTTTGGTATTTAAGGTATGGAGTCACCATTTAGCACTTTGTTAGGCATAAAAAGGCAGAATATCTGAATGTTAAAGAATCCCAAATCCATTAACACTCAAAAATATGACTGCCAGAAAGGCTGAGCCATCactgcaggaggaaaaatatTATCTACCCATTTGCAAGCCATCTCCCTGCACTTTGCTTTAAGGGAACTTGGAAGTACTGCATTTTCAGACACACATGCAACCTTCTGAagccaaggctgcagcagcagtgtaaGTTTTTTCACTACACATCTGTATCCTGTTTTTTTCTAAAGACTTCAAGAaagatttgaaataaaaaacaaaaccaaaaaaagccaaccccaaacattttaCCTTGtaattttcttgctgttttctgCAGTTGTGGTCACTACATTGTGGATTTGGCTTCATAGACATCTTTGGAAAGAAATCCTGCATGGCATTGTAACCAAGATAGTAGCTGACGGTGCCAAAATCTAACAGGTATCtagaaacacagagaaagcagGGCCTTACAGCTGCAAGCCTAGAAACTCAGGTGCTGGAAGAATTTTTCCTCTGAACTTTTAGAACACACTTTCACACCAGTGAAGTTGTAAAGAGTTACTCTAATTGTCTTCAAGTAAGCTGCCATCATCTGACGACAACAAAACTGCATCAAGGTGCTTGTGGTGCAGGTGCTTGAAACACTCAAGTGCTCTGTATTATGAAGGGAGAGTTTTTAATAACCCATCAGAACCAGTTCAGCCATCTTTACTGCAGGGCCATATTAGCAAGAAAAAGACAGATTTCATGAAGCTGCaatgtttgcatttttcattagagaaaacaactgctgctgtgcaaTTTCACTCAGCCCACctgtctgcagagctgaaatGGCACTGAGCTGTTTGCAGCCACccttgtagaaatatttttattctttggaACTAGAAATCTTTGGGTAACTGACAAAAGCAAGCTAAGGCTAAAAGCAGACTAAGATTGTATTCTCCAGGACCCTTGTGAAACACAGTGCATCGTTTTGACATGGCGCACAAAGCTGTTTAGGTGTCTTAGCTGCTCTTTCAGCAGGGGTTCATGTCACAATACTTCTAGAAAATACTAAAGTACATTGTATTGCCACATCCCCATCTGAATTCACCTCAGGTTTTCATGGAACAAACACTGCAAGAGAATACAGATTTGTGCTTTCTCCATGTGCAACATTGCAAAGTCAGCACTGCAGCCGTTTTCCTATGTATAGTGATGTCAAACAGGAGCACATTTAAATGTAGAACCAAAAAAACCATGTTGTGTGTGTATACAGTAAGACAAATCCTTAGGAAAACTGAGAAGGCTCTTCCTTATCCCTGAAAATGTCTATTAAGAACAGCAGCTCCAAAGCAAGCCCACCATGATCCAAGCCCTGTGCAGTGGTGCCAGGACCTTTAGGCAACAGGCCACAAACGTGTAACAAAGAAACCAGACCCATCATTAGGAAACGTTCCTTCAGGTTTCTTTCTCTTGTGGTGCTGTACATCGAGTGGCAAGGAGTCACTTACTTGAGCACATTCTGTACCAGAATCCCTGCCACGACCCCCATGGTTGTAGGCAGACTGGCTGCACAAACTCCCTCTCGCTTTAACGTCTTCTCGTCGATGTTTGCCGCAACTACAAGTGGAGGAGCACACTAAGgggaaacaaagaaatgcagtttAAAAGAAGTGGCTAAAAAGAGCACAGGCCACACCGAATTTTAAGCTACCCTCCCCCATCAGTGTGCCAGGACCATGTTCAGCAGCCAGCTATCTCCAGACTCCCCTTTGATGGACAAGCAATGGAGCTGAGCAGCGCGTACCGCGAAGCAGGCCGTCCCACCAGGGACTATCAGCTGGATGTGCCCTGACACCGCGTTCTCGCTCACTCCAGACTCCATCCAGATTTGTCCCAGTTCATTGCAGGCCttacaaacacagaaaacacatcATCACTGCAAAGTTCGATGAAAAGAACAAGACCAAACAATGTAAACAAAGTGATTAAATACCTTGACCTTCCTGTTTTCAGACACAAAGGCTGTGCTCAGGAAGAGCAACATGAGAAGGCGGAACAGAAATTGTTTATCCAAGGACAAATTAAAGCTGTCCTCATGATGCCAGCCCTTCATGCTTTCCCCAGATGTTGGAACAAACTCAGGCTTTAGTTACCAAAGCAGTACAGAATCTAATTGCACAAAGCACTTCCAGAGGCACAGATACAGTATGTCTGTGGACCTTCAGTGCATGCCATTTGTGGGTTGGATTAGCTGAGGGTAGCAGAAAAGAGGCATTTGGCACATACCTGACTTTGGCTCCTGCTATAGAGAAACCAGATTGATCAGTACACAACCTGGAGAAACTGTTAGTATGCACAAAGTCCTTTGAAGTACACAACTGGTTTTAGTCTTTAAAAAGTTTGTAAGATCTAACATAGCAGGCTTTGAGAAAAGCTTTATAGAAACAAGATCACCTGGAGAGACAGAGTGACAGAAGTGATACTGCATTCCTTTTCTCACCGTTAGCTGCTACTGACTTCAACATTCCACCCTTTGATTTACACACATAGGATATGTTTTACAAGGCATGGGTAAAAGCTCAGATTCTGTTTCCTCAAGTCAAAGAGGGAATTTCTTAGAGGGCTCTTGTTAAGCTCCTGCCTCTTCTCTAGGTTCCACAGTCTTTAACATCAATTAAGGAGAGAAGTGCCTTCCACAGGCTGATGCTTTCCATGGCCTTACCGTGTTAATAGCCATGCGAGCTTCAAAGTTGTCCACACAGCTGAGCACAAGATCCACAGGCTTCCCCTCCTCCAGGGCACCCTTACTGAGAGAAGTGGCACAGGTTGGCACGACATTGCCAGCAGAACAGAATGCCAATGTGGCAGTCAGCATGCTGTGTTAGagtgcaggagcacacaggaaGTCTACTTCTAACAACACTTGTGCAAATGCACAACAGAACACAAGTGGCACTGCAGAGCTACAGGAGAAACAACAGCATACTGCAGCTGGGATTGAAAGGCATGGGCACCTGGATTCAAGAGGTTTTGTATGGCATGCACTCACAGTACAAAGCACTGCAGAACTGTGTCTTTGTACAACAACACTACAAATGGCAAAAGCTATTCCAGAACTTCTCTGTGACATCTGGCaactgttttccttcttcatcttACAAAGCACACCTGAAACTGCCCCACAGCAGTCCAAATAGGATCTGTTTTGTACATAGGGAAAAGCCTGCAAGACCTGCAGCTTTGGTTAGAAATCTGAAGACCCTAATATGAAATATAAGTgtgaaacagcaaaaataaatgcCAACTCCAGagaacagctccaggcaggaaTGCCTTCACATATATACATGACCCACAGCCTTTCAACTGCAAGTCAAAgtgaaaaacaacccaacaataACAATGTAAAGCTGTGTTTGGagccacacagcatcacagtcagTGATATGCTCTGAGAGATTTTACCTTATTCTATCCATGAAGTGTTCAAAGTTGTCCAGTGTTGTGATGTTGTAGTTATGTACTTCAAACTGAACATCAGGATTAATACTCCTTatggaagaaataatttcagtCAATATTAAACAATAACTTCCATTCTAGTCCTTGACTTCACAGGTGCTGCTACAGTCTTATGCTTCCTGTCTGAAGTCTGGAATACACCCAACTGGGAATACCCAACAGTACAGATGAATAACCAACTGTACAGATTAGGTAAGAAAAGCCCCACAATGTATTGCTGTGGCACAGTTTACACCACTCTTGTGAGCAAGGTTAGCAACACTTGCAAAGCACACTCACATTAAAGTTTTGGCCAGTACAAAAATCTTCATCGGTATaaaccattccccctgctcTTCCATGCTCTAATTTCCAAATTAGATCATGTCACTTTGCAAGTCATTAAGAGGGAAATGTTGGTTTTCTGGAGCAGCACCCTAGGTAATTACATTTTCATACCCACTTCTCCAAGTAATACCTCAGAGTATGCTCTGCTGCTTGCACTTTGCTTAATCCAGCTTGGTGAGGTTGGAAGAAGAGTCTGTTCATGTTTGCCAGTTCCACTTTGTCATAATCAAACAGAAGCAGCTACAATGAGGATTGTATTAACAGATGTGAATCTCCAAAGACTGCAGCCAGAGCACCACAAAGTAATCTAAACATCAAAACTCATTCTAAACCAAACAGCACCCCCCCAACAAACATCCCTCCCTCCTGTCCCATTCGGTTCACATACAAAAGTACCAACATGGTACAGATGTGACAGATAAATTCCAATGGCTATTCACCAGGCACTAATTCCTTAGGCAAGTAAACCACTCAATAGACAGCACCCTCTTCAGCTCATAACCTAAAACTGTTCCACAGAGCATCTCCATGAACACTGTCACTTTGTGATCACATTCCTGCTTGCTGTAAGGCCATGAACCAATTGCTTTCCCTTTGCCTTGGCACGCAGATCTTCAAACACAATTCACTTACACCTACACAATACACAGGCACGATGGTTACTGTAAGTCCTGAATCAACTGTCCAGTGCCCTTTTCTGTGCCTAAGGTGCTGGTCTTCAGGAAATGCTCCTTCAGAGAATGGGTGAGCAGACTTTGCAATCAAAATTTACATCACCTCTGTATTAAGAAATATCTTAAAAGTTCtgagagaaaatggaaattGGAAATAGAAAGTATCTAAGCCATTCCCCAGATTCCTCCTTTGAAGAAAAATCTTGTCTATGAACTCTGACAGCTTTTGTTATCTGTACATACATCAGATTATTTTTAACTGCTGCTGAATTTTCAGCTCTGACACATGAACTAATGTTTGTGATGAAAACATCTGTTTGACATCTGTCACTTCTCAATTTTATATTAGCTTGCTCCATAACATCAAACTTGATGTTCAACACAAGTTACCCCCTCTTCTtcatttggttttccttttgcaaTCACCCAGTATGAATGTTAGCTAGATGGGCTCAtatgagagcagagagaagacaagcatccaaaaaaaaaaaaaatcattcatctGACACACGACTGAGCTCTAAGTACATCCATTTTGTGGTGTGTACGCAAGTGCTGTTCTTGAGTGCTTTCCCCATTGTACTTTTTCTTTTGGGCAAAACCAAGGGAGTGAAAAGGAATCTAAGTCTTTATGAAGAGGACTGGCCACCTACTGtaaagaggcagaagaaaactCTCATTACCTTACCAATGCCACACCTTGTCAACATCTCAGCAGTCACGCTGCCAACTCCACCTACACCTACCACCGCAACTGTGAAGGTACGgattttctgcaggaagaaataaaacagcagAGTATCAGAAGTGTCCTCACAGGGACCACACACCAGGCTGGCTCAATGCAGGCAGAATCCTACCTCATAGTCTTTGACAATTCCCATCCTTTTTAAGGCCATCAAGCGACtaggaagaaaaacagcaacGTTATACAGAAAATGCTCTCTACCCTCTAACAGCAAATTTGCTTTGCAGGTAtttaaaatcacctttgctttACAAATAACCAAGCCTGCTGTTCTTACTGCAGATATTGCCAGCTAGATACAGTCTCAGTAAGACAGTAGATGTTTTCCTACTAGCAACTGCAGCGGAGTACTTACCCTGCAGAAACTCCTGTACTTATTCAGATGGGCTGAGGAACATCAATGAAATGAGGAGGGCCCACAGCTATCAGCTATTTTGTAAATGAAGCCCTGATTTACACAATGAAAGCCTACACATTTTTCTTTAACCAACCATATGGTAGCAGGCTAATGAAGACTCTTCCACTGTTTTTTGATCCTGTTGGTTTGATTAATTCCAATgtaatattagaaaaaaaaaattacagaatatCAGGTTGTGAGAGTAAATGGAagaattttaaagtaacagtttATCCTACTATTGTATTTTTTCAGGGAAAGTATCAATTAAAGTAAGGTATCAACTTGTACTAATGCAATTAATCctgagaaaaaccccaaaagcatCAGATTTCCACAATCACTGAACTTTAGAAGGGGTTTCAGACTTCTAGATGCTGAAAACTCTACAATAGGTAAGTCAGAGGAGTAAGACTGCATATAATACCAACACCTGTCCCATTTATTATCAACTTTGATGAAAAACTCAGTTTTCTCTCTGAAAATCTTAGAgcatctctcttctcttccccactgCCCTCCCACGGCCCTCCGTCTTCAGAGCACCagaactggttgcccagagaggttctggagtccccttctctggagatcttcgaaACCCGCCTGGACGcgatcctggacaagctgctctAGAGCctactttagcagggaggtAGGCCTAAATGATCTCCAGCGGTCCCTCCCAAGCCCTGTCATTCTGGCATGCCGTTATTCCACACCTTCTATACTCTGAGTCGGCCTCTGGCCCTCTCCCCACAACCCAGTCCCTGTAAGGCACCCGCCCTCCCGCCGCACCTATAGGGGTTGGAGTCCGTCACCTCCGGGCTCATGTTCTCGATGCGGGCCCGTGGCGCCGCCCGGCCGCCTCTCTCCCGggccagctcctcctccagctcccgcACCCGCCGCTCCAGCcgctccagcctgcccagctccgCCATGACAGCGCCACAGAGACACGTCTGCTGCCCGAGCCAGCTTCCGGGAGCGCCGGGGAGCGCCGTCCCCGGCTCGCCCCGACGCCGCACGGAGCGTTCCTTTCGCCGCGGGGTCTCCCGCCGCCCGACGGCAGGCAACGCTATTCAGTGACTGAGAGCAGGCATCGATTGGGGCGGTAACTACCTCCCAGGAGACGCTTTCTTCCAGGAGAAGCTCCCGGCTCCGAGAGCCGTGCTGGGCCGGCGCCGGGGACCTCTTTCCTTGACGGACCGAGGCCCCTCCTGTTGCCGTGGCGACACCGGGCGGGGCGGGACGGGACGGGGCGGGGCGGGACGGCTCGGCTCCGTCATTAGCGTAGCGGCGCTGCGGGCAGGTGTGTTCTACGTTGCCGGCGCAGGGAGGTGTGAGCGAGATGTCGGCCGAACCGGGCACTAGCGAGGTGCGGTCGCAGCACCGCTTCGACCAGGGGAGCTTGGAGCGGTACCTGTGCAGCCGGCTGCCCGGCTTCCCTCCGCAGCCCGCGGGGACCCTGGTTGTCAGGCAGTACAGGTAAAGGGTGGGCTGCTCACCTGCTTCGACACCGCTTTGAGGGGCGAGCGGCGGCTTCCATAGCGGCTGTTGCCTGGGCCCTCGCTTGTGGGGCGGCCTGAGGCGCAGACCCTCAGCGAGGGCCCGAAGAGTGCCTGCGTGGGGTGAGGAGCGGAGCCGCGGCTTTTCTGGCTGCCCGGTGGGAATCATGACCGAACTTAGGGTCCTTTATCCCTGATGGCAGGCAGGAGCCATCgagggagcagctggagaagtcAAAGTTCACGGTGGCGGTGAAGGTGACCTGTGGCCCGGGCAGACCCCGCGTCTGCGCTTGTCTGTCCCCAGGCCTCTGCTGGGTGGACTTCAGGCCGTGCTCGGACATACGTCTGGTCCTCTGTGGTGCACTTTGTTGGAGTATGCCACAGTAGTTTTCATTGCCTGCTCATAAAGCTCAATTTATCTGGTTGGTCTTCAATTGCATAGCAAATAACATTCAGAAACACGCATATGGCTAAAGTAACCCTTTTAAAAGTCTGTAGGGTATTGCCACACAAGCAAGTCTGTGAGAGCAAtgtgacactgtgctgtgaTTCCCACGATTGCCCCGAGAGCAACACACTGGGCAGTGAGGAGCTACACCCAGGCTCCAAAGCTGTTGTGCTGCACAGAACATCTCATTTGTTTGCACCAGCTGATCAGCAATGTGGCTCTGTGACTTTAAACAGGGAGTGAGCGATTAGCAGTCACTCTAAAAACAAGGAATCCTTCCTTTGTAGTCATGACATCAactgctctagctgcagctaTCTGCAGCAGAACAATTTTCCATCCATTGAACCCTTAGCTGCACTCTGATCCCATGTCTGCATCAACTGAGGAGGTACTAGTAAAATCTGCTAAAATATTGCCAATATTTATGCTTCTGCTACTTGTCATGCAGTTGTGCTTCAAGGCTTCAGCTCTGTTGTGCCAGGCA belongs to Indicator indicator isolate 239-I01 chromosome 11, UM_Iind_1.1, whole genome shotgun sequence and includes:
- the UBA5 gene encoding ubiquitin-like modifier-activating enzyme 5, which gives rise to MAELGRLERLERRVRELEEELARERGGRAAPRARIENMSPEVTDSNPYSRLMALKRMGIVKDYEKIRTFTVAVVGVGGVGSVTAEMLTRCGIGKLLLFDYDKVELANMNRLFFQPHQAGLSKVQAAEHTLRSINPDVQFEVHNYNITTLDNFEHFMDRISKGALEEGKPVDLVLSCVDNFEARMAINTACNELGQIWMESGVSENAVSGHIQLIVPGGTACFACAPPLVVAANIDEKTLKREGVCAASLPTTMGVVAGILVQNVLKYLLDFGTVSYYLGYNAMQDFFPKMSMKPNPQCSDHNCRKQQENYKQKEAAQPKQEVIDQEEEIVHEDNDWGIELVSETSEEELKAASGPVPELPEGITVAYTIPDKEENLITEETTAETEESLEELMAKMRNM